Proteins encoded within one genomic window of Bacteroidota bacterium:
- a CDS encoding TolC family protein, which produces MICFLVFSLFLGRVRAQAWSLDSIFYTIETQNPELKRYDAVVKAMDAYAEGAKALDPPQVGGGFWMTPYNPMMWKPEGNTGFLGMGAFMISAEQMIMNPAKLNANATYMQSMSAVDAEMQKVMRNELFAMAKMSYYEWMVMKRKLKVLIDSENLLSYMIQSTELRYTYGMDKLNAFYKAKAMLGDIQNMKIMATQEANQKRIELNTLMNREKEFVFDIDTVLLIPSYENESFDSTAIEANRSDFQVLEKSRLMLQAQQRFEQSKALPDFGIKYDHMFAFGAQPQQFSLMAMVTIPIVPWSSKMYKANVNGLHFELDALRIQQQGLLNQIAGQAESLQSQLKSKKQQLDLTEKAILPAMKRNYDIAMHAYEQNTEELFMVLDAWQNLKMVQLNYLDQLMELLSLQVEFEKQLEIR; this is translated from the coding sequence ATGATTTGTTTCCTGGTTTTTTCATTGTTTTTGGGTCGGGTGCGGGCACAGGCTTGGTCACTTGACAGTATTTTTTATACAATTGAGACCCAGAATCCAGAGCTGAAAAGGTACGATGCAGTGGTCAAGGCGATGGATGCTTATGCCGAAGGTGCCAAGGCCCTTGATCCGCCGCAGGTGGGTGGCGGGTTTTGGATGACACCCTACAATCCCATGATGTGGAAGCCAGAGGGCAATACAGGATTCCTTGGCATGGGCGCATTCATGATTTCTGCCGAACAAATGATCATGAACCCTGCAAAGCTCAACGCCAATGCCACCTATATGCAAAGCATGTCTGCGGTAGATGCAGAAATGCAAAAGGTGATGCGCAATGAACTTTTTGCTATGGCCAAAATGAGCTACTACGAATGGATGGTCATGAAACGCAAGTTGAAAGTATTGATAGACAGCGAAAACCTACTTTCCTATATGATCCAATCCACCGAACTCCGCTATACGTATGGCATGGACAAATTGAACGCATTTTACAAGGCAAAGGCCATGTTGGGCGACATCCAAAACATGAAAATCATGGCTACGCAGGAGGCCAATCAGAAAAGGATTGAATTGAATACCCTCATGAACCGTGAGAAAGAATTCGTTTTTGACATTGATACCGTGCTTTTAATTCCATCTTATGAAAACGAAAGCTTCGATTCCACAGCGATAGAAGCCAATCGAAGTGATTTTCAAGTCTTGGAAAAGTCGCGGCTTATGTTGCAAGCCCAGCAACGATTTGAGCAATCCAAGGCACTGCCTGATTTTGGGATCAAGTACGATCACATGTTTGCATTTGGTGCGCAGCCGCAACAATTCAGCCTCATGGCGATGGTCACCATCCCGATTGTGCCTTGGTCCTCCAAAATGTACAAAGCCAATGTGAATGGATTGCACTTTGAATTGGATGCCCTCAGAATTCAGCAGCAAGGATTGCTCAACCAAATTGCTGGCCAAGCCGAATCCCTCCAAAGTCAATTGAAAAGCAAAAAACAACAATTGGATTTGACGGAAAAGGCGATCCTACCGGCCATGAAAAGGAATTACGACATTGCCATGCACGCTTATGAGCAAAACACTGAGGAGCTTTTTATGGTGTTGGATGCATGGCAAAACCTCAAGATGGTGCAACTGAACTACCTGGATCAACTCATGGAATTGCTTTCATTGCAGGTAGAATTTGAAAAACAATTGGAGATCAGATGA